In Alkalihalobacillus sp. TS-13, the following are encoded in one genomic region:
- a CDS encoding 3-oxoacid CoA-transferase subunit B produces MDKKELIAKKAAEQLTPHSIINLGIGIPTLVAKYLDEENYYLHTENGLLGVTDVEEEDVDPLLVNAGKLPVGEAIGASYFHSADSFAMIRGGHVDVAILGALQVDSHGRVANWAIPGKDIIGVGGAMDLLVGAKKIIITTNHVAKDGSPKFVDECIYPITSTRRADMIITDLAIFKWNGNGYELTELIGDTTLEEVEANTTASYHVSRQLQQKANQF; encoded by the coding sequence TTGGATAAGAAAGAACTGATCGCCAAAAAAGCCGCTGAACAACTAACTCCTCATTCCATCATCAACCTGGGGATTGGAATTCCTACTCTTGTCGCTAAATACCTGGATGAGGAAAACTATTATTTACACACTGAAAATGGCCTGCTTGGGGTGACCGATGTCGAAGAGGAAGATGTTGATCCGCTACTCGTCAACGCCGGAAAACTTCCAGTCGGTGAAGCCATTGGTGCATCGTACTTCCATAGTGCCGATTCGTTTGCGATGATACGGGGCGGCCACGTGGATGTCGCCATCCTTGGTGCCCTTCAGGTCGATTCCCACGGGCGAGTCGCGAATTGGGCGATACCTGGAAAAGATATCATCGGGGTCGGCGGGGCTATGGATCTGCTTGTCGGTGCTAAAAAAATCATCATTACAACCAACCATGTCGCCAAAGACGGATCACCCAAATTTGTCGACGAGTGCATCTACCCCATCACCTCGACACGTCGAGCTGACATGATCATCACCGACCTTGCCATATTCAAATGGAATGGAAATGGTTATGAACTTACAGAATTGATCGGCGATACAACGCTTGAAGAAGTCGAAGCCAACACGACCGCTTCCTACCATGTGAGTAGACAACTTCAACAAAAAGCGAATCAATTTTGA
- a CDS encoding DUF3237 domain-containing protein yields MEHLPPPSLSFLCDMELTVEGAHLPGNTPIGNRRIIRVSGGALRGDQLNADVIPGGDDWITVREDGTIIQDVRILLKTGEGDLIMMTYRGIRTGEPETLQRLDNNELVDPGDYYFRTSPIFETASIKYDWLNRRIFVSRGIRLPGKVNYSIYTVD; encoded by the coding sequence ATGGAACATTTACCACCTCCCTCTTTATCCTTTCTATGTGACATGGAATTGACTGTAGAGGGTGCCCACCTTCCTGGAAACACCCCTATTGGAAACCGCAGGATCATCCGAGTGTCAGGTGGCGCTTTACGGGGAGATCAATTGAATGCTGATGTCATTCCTGGCGGAGATGATTGGATTACTGTCCGTGAAGACGGAACGATTATTCAAGATGTTCGGATTCTATTAAAAACGGGAGAAGGAGATCTCATTATGATGACCTACCGTGGTATTCGTACTGGTGAACCTGAGACCTTGCAAAGGCTGGATAACAATGAACTTGTCGACCCTGGTGACTATTATTTCCGAACCTCTCCGATCTTTGAAACAGCTTCAATAAAATATGACTGGCTGAACCGCAGGATTTTCGTCTCCCGAGGCATCAGACTTCCCGGAAAAGTCAACTACTCGATTTATACCGTCGATTAG
- a CDS encoding TRAP transporter large permease subunit yields the protein MDWWIVILYIFGALFLLFIIGLPIAFSFLTVNLIGAMLLWNGTAGINQLVLNIFDSVSKFSLLPIPMFILMGEIMFRTGLGVKVFETIGKWFGRLPGRLSIVAVGSGSFFSVLSGSSVASTALLGSLLVPDMQKKGYSHTMSVGPILGSAGLATMIPPTALGILLASLASIPVGHFLIAIVLPGILLATLFLFYIVIRSFLQPGLAPTYEVEKIPLSEKIMDTVKYILPLGIIVFLLLGVIILGFGTPTQSAALGAIGTVILSYFYGGLTWKSIRDSLTGTFKSSVMIFMIIVGSTTFGQILSYTGVTQGLVQLVSNLNYPPLVILILLQISLLILGCFMEPLSIMMMTLPVLMPIAGGMGFDPLWFGVIMLLNMQMATITPPFGMDLFAMKAVVPDDSITMVQIYKSVIPFILLNGILMLILILFPSLSLWLPSLIR from the coding sequence ATGGATTGGTGGATCGTCATCCTTTATATATTCGGAGCCCTTTTTCTGCTCTTTATCATCGGATTGCCAATCGCATTTTCGTTCTTGACAGTCAATTTGATTGGCGCTATGTTGCTTTGGAATGGTACCGCTGGAATCAATCAGCTTGTCTTGAATATTTTCGATTCTGTATCAAAGTTCTCTTTATTGCCTATTCCGATGTTCATTTTAATGGGAGAAATCATGTTCAGGACAGGACTTGGGGTCAAAGTATTCGAAACAATCGGTAAGTGGTTTGGTCGTTTGCCTGGTCGATTAAGCATTGTTGCGGTTGGAAGTGGTTCCTTTTTTTCTGTACTCAGCGGTTCAAGCGTAGCAAGTACCGCGCTATTAGGTTCCCTATTGGTACCGGATATGCAGAAGAAAGGCTATAGTCATACGATGTCAGTCGGTCCGATTCTCGGCAGTGCCGGTCTGGCGACCATGATCCCACCTACAGCATTGGGCATTTTATTAGCTTCATTAGCTTCTATACCTGTCGGTCATTTTTTAATTGCAATCGTACTCCCAGGTATTTTATTAGCAACCTTATTTCTCTTCTATATCGTCATTCGCAGTTTTTTACAGCCAGGCCTCGCCCCGACTTATGAGGTAGAAAAGATTCCATTGTCTGAAAAAATAATGGATACAGTAAAATACATACTCCCATTAGGGATCATCGTATTCCTCCTATTAGGTGTCATCATATTAGGGTTCGGGACACCTACACAAAGTGCAGCATTAGGAGCTATAGGAACTGTCATCCTATCCTATTTTTATGGTGGACTGACATGGAAAAGCATCCGGGATTCATTGACCGGGACCTTCAAGTCCAGTGTCATGATCTTCATGATCATTGTCGGTTCAACCACATTCGGACAAATCTTGAGCTATACAGGGGTCACCCAGGGGCTCGTCCAACTTGTAAGTAATTTGAATTATCCACCTTTGGTCATTTTAATTCTGCTACAGATCTCCTTATTGATTCTGGGTTGTTTTATGGAGCCCCTTTCGATCATGATGATGACCCTCCCAGTATTGATGCCGATCGCTGGTGGCATGGGATTCGACCCTTTATGGTTTGGTGTCATCATGTTACTAAACATGCAAATGGCTACCATAACGCCACCATTCGGAATGGATCTATTCGCAATGAAGGCTGTTGTGCCTGATGATTCAATTACAATGGTACAGATTTATAAATCGGTCATCCCCTTCATACTATTAAATGGGATACTGATGCTCATCCTGATCCTCTTCCCTTCCCTTTCACTTTGGCTGCCAAGCCTCATTCGATAA
- a CDS encoding muconate/chloromuconate family cycloisomerase yields the protein MPTIKSLTTEILDIPIKRPHQFSTVQVSSKSFALLRLELSNGIIGVGEGTTPGIWWNGESVETMKLVIDQYASPLLLEEDPTYVEKVLQTLDRHIRGNAFAKATIEMALFDALGKMYSVPVHQLLGGLHQDKIPVRWALASGTPEGDIEEGKDSVLSGHYQTFKTKSGKEAPEDDARRSIRIADGLRNHSTIGIDPNGSWDRLTTMKWMDSFFEAGIDFLEQPLPPQDIDGASLLSSMKKVPIMADESLASPQDALRLAKEKAADIFSLKIHKSGGMKNTVKIAGIADAAGIPCFGGTSLESSIGTAACLHAYGSIPNLDYGCELFGPDWLADDPVMEPLSIKDGFIYVSDRPGLGIELDEEKVSKYRRKIEKEQ from the coding sequence ATGCCAACGATAAAAAGCCTAACCACGGAAATACTCGATATCCCGATCAAACGTCCGCACCAATTTTCCACTGTCCAAGTCTCATCTAAAAGTTTTGCCCTCCTTCGATTGGAATTAAGTAACGGGATCATCGGGGTCGGGGAAGGTACAACCCCTGGAATCTGGTGGAATGGTGAGAGTGTCGAAACGATGAAACTCGTCATCGACCAGTATGCTTCTCCTCTATTACTAGAGGAAGATCCGACTTATGTTGAAAAGGTATTACAAACATTGGATCGTCATATCCGTGGGAATGCTTTTGCCAAAGCTACGATCGAAATGGCCCTTTTTGATGCCTTAGGAAAAATGTATAGCGTTCCAGTCCATCAGTTGTTAGGCGGGCTTCATCAAGACAAAATTCCCGTACGCTGGGCGCTGGCTTCCGGAACCCCTGAAGGTGATATTGAAGAAGGAAAGGATTCCGTCTTATCCGGCCATTATCAGACATTCAAAACGAAATCTGGGAAAGAGGCGCCTGAAGATGATGCAAGACGTTCCATCCGTATTGCTGATGGCCTGAGGAACCATTCTACCATTGGTATTGATCCTAACGGTTCATGGGACCGGTTGACCACGATGAAATGGATGGATTCCTTTTTTGAAGCAGGCATCGATTTCCTTGAACAACCGCTACCGCCACAGGATATCGATGGCGCATCCCTGCTTTCTTCAATGAAAAAAGTGCCGATCATGGCTGATGAGAGCCTGGCCTCACCTCAAGACGCCTTACGCCTTGCGAAAGAAAAGGCAGCAGATATCTTTTCCTTAAAAATCCACAAATCCGGTGGCATGAAAAATACAGTTAAGATTGCAGGGATCGCTGATGCAGCTGGCATCCCATGTTTCGGTGGAACTTCCCTCGAAAGTTCAATCGGTACAGCAGCTTGCCTTCATGCCTATGGTTCCATCCCGAATTTGGACTACGGATGTGAACTGTTCGGGCCCGATTGGCTCGCCGACGATCCAGTGATGGAACCACTCTCTATTAAAGATGGTTTTATTTACGTTTCGGATCGACCCGGATTAGGAATTGAACTGGACGAAGAGAAAGTGTCCAAGTATCGAAGAAAGATCGAAAAGGAGCAGTGA
- a CDS encoding CoA transferase subunit A — MSATKIMEPEDAIQNVKTGDILMVGGFGLIGSPLTLINELTRHDARELTVISNNVGESGKGLGILLQQGKLKKAVGSYFTSNRDVAKSYNEGKLELELLPQGTFSEAIRAGGAGIGGFYTKTAAGTDLAKGKETKVIDGETYLLEKPLKADVALIRAWKSDMKGNLVFYKTARNFNPVMATAADYVIAEVDEIVGEGELSPEEIVTPHLFVDAIITSRLILTKEGVKEIG, encoded by the coding sequence ATGAGCGCTACCAAAATAATGGAACCTGAAGATGCCATTCAGAACGTTAAAACAGGCGATATTCTGATGGTTGGCGGATTCGGTCTCATCGGAAGTCCGCTGACTCTGATCAATGAACTTACACGTCATGATGCTCGGGAACTGACAGTTATCAGCAACAATGTCGGAGAAAGTGGAAAAGGCTTAGGGATACTGTTACAACAAGGAAAACTTAAAAAAGCTGTCGGTTCTTATTTTACAAGTAACCGGGATGTAGCGAAGTCGTACAATGAGGGCAAATTGGAGCTTGAATTGCTTCCTCAAGGAACGTTTTCAGAAGCCATTCGTGCAGGTGGAGCCGGAATTGGTGGCTTTTATACAAAAACCGCAGCTGGAACGGATTTAGCAAAAGGGAAAGAAACGAAGGTCATCGACGGTGAAACCTACCTACTCGAAAAACCCCTGAAAGCCGATGTTGCGCTGATCAGGGCGTGGAAATCCGATATGAAAGGGAATCTCGTATTCTATAAAACCGCCAGAAACTTTAATCCTGTAATGGCAACGGCTGCTGACTATGTGATCGCAGAAGTTGATGAAATCGTTGGAGAAGGAGAATTGTCTCCTGAGGAAATTGTAACGCCTCATCTGTTTGTCGATGCCATCATCACCAGTCGTTTGATTTTGACGAAAGAAGGGGTGAAGGAAATTGGATAA
- the dctP gene encoding TRAP transporter substrate-binding protein DctP produces the protein MKMKKTFYLVVLTCLLVLSSACSAQSSGGEGSDITLNAVSFLAKDHPLTATLHDWKDRVEEATDGRVKVNWRGGADVIPIGEQFEAMQSGAIDINFTYIGQYQSLMPESLSIALSQFQPWEEREQGFYDYMVERHKELDVMYIGRWLTGSPRLWLNEPIDAVSDLKGMSIRSAPNYNRFFEALGINSKMIDPSEVYTSLQTGVVKGFVYGGFSGPRKDGWTDSTKYVVDHPFWTQNCVILMNNSKWGDISEEDQKAIIEATAEYEEYMVDYYKKQDKKEIEELKANGVELIELPEPEAEKFLETAYETEWKHLEGEVPELVDKLRELTTKPD, from the coding sequence ATGAAAATGAAAAAAACATTCTATTTAGTCGTATTAACATGTTTACTCGTCCTATCTTCCGCTTGTTCAGCGCAAAGTTCAGGTGGAGAAGGATCCGATATCACGCTTAATGCAGTCAGTTTCTTAGCCAAGGACCATCCTTTGACAGCGACATTACATGACTGGAAAGATAGGGTGGAAGAAGCAACGGATGGAAGAGTGAAAGTCAATTGGAGAGGCGGGGCTGATGTCATTCCGATTGGTGAACAATTCGAAGCCATGCAATCTGGTGCAATCGATATTAATTTCACTTACATTGGGCAATATCAATCCCTTATGCCTGAATCCTTAAGTATAGCCCTTTCTCAATTCCAACCGTGGGAAGAACGTGAACAGGGATTCTATGACTATATGGTTGAACGTCATAAGGAATTGGACGTGATGTATATCGGACGATGGCTTACTGGGTCTCCAAGATTATGGCTGAATGAACCGATTGATGCTGTATCCGATTTGAAAGGGATGTCGATCCGTTCTGCACCTAACTACAATCGTTTCTTTGAAGCATTAGGAATCAATTCCAAAATGATCGATCCTTCAGAAGTTTATACTTCGCTTCAAACAGGTGTCGTCAAGGGATTTGTTTATGGGGGATTCAGTGGTCCAAGGAAAGATGGGTGGACAGATTCTACTAAATATGTAGTGGATCACCCATTCTGGACTCAAAATTGCGTAATTTTGATGAATAATAGCAAGTGGGGAGACATTTCAGAAGAAGATCAAAAAGCCATCATAGAGGCGACAGCTGAGTATGAGGAATATATGGTGGACTATTACAAGAAACAGGATAAGAAGGAGATTGAAGAATTGAAGGCAAATGGTGTCGAGTTGATTGAATTGCCAGAGCCAGAAGCGGAAAAATTCCTGGAAACGGCCTATGAAACGGAGTGGAAACATTTAGAGGGAGAAGTACCTGAATTGGTTGATAAATTAAGAGAGTTGACGACAAAGCCGGATTAA
- a CDS encoding TRAP transporter small permease — MNKLSRFFNVLLDLMASIGKSILVIIGLLIIIDVLTSNLLNRSIPWVLEVTEYLLVFLTFLGAAWLLREGGHIHFDLVLNHVPDRLKNLFGLISSLIGFGISLVITVFGFLATLEMYVKGVHTDAILQIPRYLLIVIIPIGFMLLSVQFLRNLMTFLPKIGIRSRM, encoded by the coding sequence TTGAATAAACTAAGTAGATTTTTCAACGTCTTATTAGACCTGATGGCTTCGATCGGGAAATCCATCCTTGTCATCATCGGTCTATTGATCATTATCGATGTGCTGACTTCCAATCTATTAAACCGATCCATCCCCTGGGTTTTGGAAGTTACAGAGTATCTGTTGGTGTTCCTTACCTTTTTAGGGGCAGCCTGGTTACTGAGGGAAGGTGGCCATATCCACTTTGACCTTGTGTTGAATCATGTACCAGATCGACTCAAGAACCTATTCGGATTAATCAGCTCCCTTATCGGTTTTGGCATTTCATTGGTCATCACCGTTTTTGGATTTCTAGCAACTCTGGAGATGTATGTCAAAGGGGTCCATACAGATGCTATTCTCCAAATCCCACGTTATTTATTGATTGTCATCATACCGATCGGTTTTATGCTTTTGTCCGTACAATTTTTAAGAAATCTCATGACGTTTTTACCAAAAATAGGGATTAGGAGTCGAATGTAA
- a CDS encoding alpha/beta fold hydrolase codes for MERYVTTEKGQTFYIHDTPGEKGTIIGIHGLTGNHLQFHHYKEALSGSYRFISYDIRGRGNSDPADANTSIFTHADDLLDLIDTLKIDKPILMGYSMGAYIGSIAASRLSDVEALILLDGAGEADSVTRELVLPSLNRLKKSYSSPEEYVEETRKLYTSLSIEWTDTMEEILRYEIKRQGETWENKSDPSLLEQDFESFYSFAPENIFPSINCDIFLLIATGRLGNKRALFQESSYTKMNGFLKESMIEYTPVNHYELVFNRQPEISQQIQGFLSRKGVNT; via the coding sequence ATGGAACGTTATGTAACGACTGAAAAGGGACAAACCTTCTATATCCATGATACCCCAGGTGAAAAAGGAACGATTATAGGGATCCACGGGCTTACTGGGAACCACCTGCAATTCCATCATTACAAGGAAGCTTTATCGGGATCCTATCGATTTATCAGTTACGACATCCGTGGACGTGGAAATAGTGATCCAGCAGATGCAAATACATCGATATTTACACATGCGGACGATCTTCTTGACCTCATCGATACGTTGAAGATCGATAAGCCGATCCTCATGGGCTACTCCATGGGGGCTTATATCGGCTCGATTGCAGCAAGCCGGCTATCTGATGTTGAAGCGCTCATTTTGTTAGATGGTGCCGGAGAGGCGGACAGTGTTACACGAGAACTGGTCCTCCCTTCGTTGAACCGGTTGAAAAAAAGCTACTCCTCTCCAGAAGAATATGTGGAAGAAACCAGGAAGCTATACACAAGCTTGTCCATAGAGTGGACAGATACCATGGAGGAGATTTTAAGGTATGAAATCAAGCGTCAGGGAGAGACATGGGAAAATAAATCTGATCCTTCCCTCCTTGAGCAAGATTTCGAAAGCTTCTATTCTTTTGCCCCGGAAAACATATTTCCTTCTATCAATTGCGATATTTTCCTTCTTATCGCTACCGGGCGATTGGGGAACAAAAGGGCATTGTTTCAGGAGTCTTCCTATACAAAAATGAATGGCTTCTTAAAGGAGTCGATGATTGAATACACACCAGTCAATCATTATGAATTGGTTTTCAATCGGCAACCTGAAATCTCCCAACAGATCCAGGGATTTTTATCAAGAAAAGGAGTGAACACATGA